From the genome of Labrus bergylta chromosome 12, fLabBer1.1, whole genome shotgun sequence, one region includes:
- the pex10 gene encoding peroxisome biogenesis factor 10: MPLAPANQSQLIRSSQKDEFYQTFLRNNANETFQTLAGSKRWLDWRREIELLSDLAYYGLTTFSGFQTLGEEYVNIVQVDPTKRRIPSRARRSLLVLCHAFFPYLLDKVLMCLENELEAGQESAGGVSRRQAASWRWSLESWLKKWMQHAVGLLSEPQRKACVPVVFVLQQSLTLLHRLHVALFYVSGSFYHLSKRAAGISYLRVIGRDGDDATISSSYRLLGAVSLLQLLITVCLQLNNFRQRQRARQEWKLYRNLSPQRTQSSSSRAARCILCLEERRHSTSTPCGHLFCWECITEWCNTKAECPLCREKFQPHRLVYLRNYS; the protein is encoded by the exons ATGCCCTTAGCTCCTGCTAATCAGTCTCAGTTGATTCGCTCGAGTCAGAAGGACGAATTTTATCAAACCTTCCTGAGAAACAACGCCAACGAAACTTTTCAGACTCTTGCTG gatcgAAACGATGGCtggactggaggagagagatagagctGCTGTCAGACCTTGCATACTACGGTTTAACAACATTCTCAG GTTTTCAAACTCTGGGAGAAGAGTATGTCAACATCGTCCAGGTGGATCCCACTAAACGTCGGATCCCGTCCCGGGCCAGACGAAGCCTCTTAGTCCTCTGTCACGCCTTCTTCCCTTACCTCCTGGACAAGGTCCTGATGTGCCTGGAGAACGAGCTAGAAGCTGGGCAGGAGAGCGCCGGTGGTGTCAGTCGGCGGCAGGCGGCGTCCTGGAGGTGGAGCTTGGAGTCGTGGCTGAAGAAGTGGATGCAGCACGCCGTGGGGCTGCTTTCAGAGCCGCAGAGGAAGGCGTGTGTGCCGGTGGTTTTTGTCCTCCAGCAGAGTCTGACCCTCCTCCACCGCCTGCATGTGGCGCTGTTCTACGTCAGCGGCTCCTTCTATCACCTGTCCAAGAGAGCGGCTGGTATCAGCTAT ctGCGTGTGATTGGGCGGGACGGCGATGACGCGACCATCAGCAGCAGCTACCGGCTGTTGGGAGCCGTGtccctcctccagctgctcatCACCGTGTGTCTGCAGCTCAACAACTTccggcagagacagagagccagGCAAGAGTGGAAGCTCTACAGAAACCTCAG TCCTCAGCGCACACAGAGCTCCAGCTCCAGAGCAGCTCGCTGCATCCTCTgtctggaggagaggagacactcCACCTCCACCCCCTGTGGACACCTCTTCTGCTGGGAGTGCATCACAGAGTGGTGCAACACCAAG GCGGAGTGTCCTCTGTGTCGGGAGAAGTTCCAGCCTCACAGACTGGTTTACCTCAGGAACTACAGCTAG
- the LOC114920150 gene encoding uncharacterized protein, with translation MEHTSFSFSLDKMSPHLRYVCLCNFLSATVIIAGCTSLLLLVFPIAEITVGVVYLRKCPAAPLIPVYLIVCGIVAVLLMGLALHKLVCPAAPHSRIWTVCLLSLVLFAFVWILYGSYLIYSMYPPNYTKSSNSSIFTPSAADNEPDSSSDQNLNQSHSNLTLTGKTNNNNNQTLMQLIQSLSLNRNSSTQTNREHLNAAQRLHVEAAGPHCDRTLYLFAFWTTMLVYVVSGNTLLIVAWIYGNRK, from the exons ATGGAGCAtacctctttctctttcagcctGGACAAAATGTCGCCACACCTCCGCTACGTCTGTTTGTGTAACTTTTTAAGTGCTACTGTGATAATTGCAG GATgcacctctctcctccttttagTTTTCCCGATCGCTGAGATAACTGTAG GTGTGGTGTACCTGCGCAAGTGTCCAGCTGCACCACTTATCCCCGTGTATTTGATAGTGTGTGGGATCGTGGCCGTGCTGCTGATGGGTCTAGCTCTGCACAAGCTCGTCTGTCCGGCTGCACCGCACAGTCGGATCTGGACTGTGTGCCTCCTCAGCCTGGTCCTGTTCGCCTTCGTATGGATCCTCTACG GTAGTTACCTGATTTATTCTATGTATCCCCCTAACTACACCAAGAGCTCAAACAGCAGCATCTTTACTCCGTCTGCAGCTGACAACGAGCCTGACTCCTCCTCAGATCAGAATCTGAATCAGAGCCATTCAAACCTCACCCTGACCGGgaagaccaacaacaacaacaaccagacTTTAATGCAGCTCATTCAGAGTTTATCCCTCAATAGGAACAGCAGCactcagacaaacagagagcacctgaacgcagcacagAGACTTCATGTGGAGGCTGCAGGTCCACACTGTGACAGGACGCTGTACCTGTTTGCTTTCTGGACCACCATGCTGGTGTACGTGGTGTCAGGAAACACTTTGCTCATCGTCGCCTGGATATatggaaacagaaaatga